Part of the Streptomyces sp. WMMC500 genome is shown below.
AGGAGGCGCTCCGCGCGCCTGAAGTGGGCCGTGACCGTGTTGCGGCTGACACCCAGGAACCGGGCCGCCCCCGAGCGCGACACGGTCAGCCCGGCCCGCAGAACGTGCACCGTGAGCCGGGGCGCGGCGGCCAGAGGGTGCAGGAACGAGCGTGCCCACGCCACCGCGTCCGGCCGGGGCAGGAGTTGGGCGAGGGGCGACTCGCCGCGATAGGACGCCACCCGGCCTGGCAGGTTCCGGGCCACCGAGAGCGTGTGCCGGGCCTGCTCGTACGCCTGCGCGGTGGCCTCCAGCGCATGCACGGCACTGATGCCCAGGGCGTAGCCGGCGTTGTCGCGTGCCAGCCGGCGCAGCTCCGCGCCCCGGCCGGCCGGGGCGCGGTCGTCGTCGGAGTCCTGGGAGACGAGGCAGATGAGGTGCTCGCGCATGACCGGGCACTGCACCATGAGGTCGCGGTCGTGGTAGCCCGAGGGGTCCTGGAGGTCGAGGGCGAGCCGGTCCCGCTCGGCCGGGGGGCAGTGCAGCAGGTAGACGCGCAGGGTGCGGGTGTCCAGCAGTTCGGGGACGGCGCCGGCGGTCATCCGGCGGGCCAGCTCGGGGTCGCCGGCCAGCAGCGCCTGGAGCACGGCGAAGCGCACCTGCCGGGCTTTGTCCTGGTAGTTGCGGTGCACCGCGGCGGCTTCGTGCAGGCGCAGCAGGAGCAGGGCGGAGCGGGCGGCGTCCGCGGCGAGCCCGGCGGCCTCCCGGGCGGGTGGCGTGGCCCCCGCGACGACCAGCACCGGTCGCGGCGGCCACGGGCTGAGGGCGTCGCCGCCACCTGAGACGGCCGTGCGAGAGCGGGCGGCGGCGGGCTCGGGCTGCGGATCGAGGGCTTCGACACGCACGTGCAGCCCGCCCGCCTCCAGCCCGGCGACCCCGCCCCGGCCCTGGCCGAGCCGGGCGAGCCCGGTCGCCAGCGCGCCGCTCAGCAGGGCACGCGGAAACCCCACGGAGGCGGCGGCCACCGTGCCCGTACTCCAGACGAGCGCGACGTGCGCGTCGATGTGCCCGCGTAACCAGTCGACGATGCGCCGCAGGTCGGGTTCGCCGGGGCGGGCGGCCTGCCGCTGCACCTCGCGGAGGAGTTCCTGGGAGCGGGCGATACGCCAGTACGGATCCCCGACACCTGGTGACTGCATGGCGGCTCCCCTCTGTATCTGTCGGACATCCTGCAGATCTTCTCTGAGAAGCGCACGCCCCGTCGTCGAGATCGACGGGGACCCGGTGATCGCCGTGCGCGAAGGCTGCGCGGGCCGTGCCGGGGTCTTCACTCCGGCGTGTCCGCGCACCGGCCCCCGGCCGCGTTCCGCCGACGGACTGCTACGGGCCCGATGCGAGACCGCGCTGCTGAGCTGCACCGCGGCGGGCCGCCGACCGGGCGGCGGAGCCGCGGCGCGAGTCCGCGCCGCCGGGCGAGCCGCGGGCGTCCACGTTCTTGACGCGCTCACGTCGCGCGGATACGGTCCCCAGCGGGACGCGTAGCAAGCGCTTACCGACTCGTTCGGAGTCCTCCTCGGGGAGGGAGATGACGCAATGCCGAAGCACAGCGGGAGCGGCGCCGCACGGGTCGTCGCGGCCGTCGCGGCGCTGGCACTGACCGCCCTGGCGGCGGGACCGGTGCAGGCGGTGCAGGAGCCGGAGGGACCGGCGGCGACGGGGCGGGGAGCGCCCCGGGTGCTCCCCGCTCTGCTGCCGGACCTCGTCGCGCTCTACGACTTCGGCCATCCGGTCCGCGGCAACCCCGCCCTCGAACGCGACCTGGGCCGCTCCGGCACGGAGATCGCCCTCGTCAACGGCGGCGCCGCGATGCGCGTGCCCGACCGTGCCTTCCCGGGCGCCGGCCGCGCCCTGCAGACCGCCCAGGTCTCCCCCGCCAACGCCGGCAACGACGACTGGAAGGCCGGCCTCCACAGCCCCGGGGGCGTACCGAGCCTGGGGGCGTTCAACGGGGCGAAGGCCGCCACCGTCATGGGCTGGTTCAAGGTGACCGGCGACAACCCCGCCCCCGACTCCCAGACCGCGGACCCGGACGACCGCTACGGCGCCGTCGGCCTGGCCGGCGTGCTCGCCGGCAACTCCGACGGCCACGGCGTACGCGCCCTGCTGGAGCTGATCGAGGTGGACGGCGAGCTGCGGCTCGTGGCGCTCGGCCGCCGGCTCGACGAGGGCGCCTCGCAGACGTTCGCCGCCGCCGGGGACTGGCG
Proteins encoded:
- a CDS encoding helix-turn-helix domain-containing protein yields the protein MQSPGVGDPYWRIARSQELLREVQRQAARPGEPDLRRIVDWLRGHIDAHVALVWSTGTVAAASVGFPRALLSGALATGLARLGQGRGGVAGLEAGGLHVRVEALDPQPEPAAARSRTAVSGGGDALSPWPPRPVLVVAGATPPAREAAGLAADAARSALLLLRLHEAAAVHRNYQDKARQVRFAVLQALLAGDPELARRMTAGAVPELLDTRTLRVYLLHCPPAERDRLALDLQDPSGYHDRDLMVQCPVMREHLICLVSQDSDDDRAPAGRGAELRRLARDNAGYALGISAVHALEATAQAYEQARHTLSVARNLPGRVASYRGESPLAQLLPRPDAVAWARSFLHPLAAAPRLTVHVLRAGLTVSRSGAARFLGVSRNTVTAHFRRAERLLGLDLDEVVSRALLNLALALADPSPAAAPGIGDAGGGDAAPSFCDLVRSQPARDWAAAFLHPLDDTLRTTARAWVAANSDAQRAARGLGISRNTVRARLRTAEVLLNRDLLTSGFGVYDLAQALAVAEGCRPASVKDS